The following proteins come from a genomic window of Macaca thibetana thibetana isolate TM-01 chromosome 15, ASM2454274v1, whole genome shotgun sequence:
- the ZNF169 gene encoding zinc finger protein 169 isoform X2, whose amino-acid sequence MPSATCLCCFPVPLLPTELGGWTACEGCSSRVPLSLLISFPRFASATCLSSRKSTPESREMAPGLLTTREEALMAFRDVAVAFTQKEWKLLSSAQRTLYREVMLENYSHLVSLGIAFSKPKLIEQLEQGNEPWREENEHLLDLCPEPRTEFQPSLPHLVAFSSSQLLRPCALSGHPTQIFPSSSAGSDFQLEAPRCSSEKGESGETEGPDTSLRKRPSRISRTFFSPHQGDPVEWLEGNTQGGIDLRLAQRMSPGGSDTMLKGVDTSESGAVIRGNYRLGLSKKSSLFSHQKHHVCPECGRGFCQRSDLIKHQRTHTGEKPYLCPECGRQFSQKASLSIHQRKHSGEKPYVCRECGRHFRYTSSLTNHKRIHSGERPFVCQECGRGFRQKIALILHQRTHLEEKPFVCPECGRGFCQKASLLQHQSSHTGERPFLCLECGRGFRQQSLLLSHQVTHSGEKPYVCAECGHSFRQKVTLIRHQRTHTGEKPYLCPQCGRGFSQKVTLIGHQRTHTGEKPYLCPDCGRGFGQKVTLIRHQRTHTGEKPYLCPECGRAFGFKSLLTRHQRTHSEEELYVDRVCGQGLGQKSHLISDRRTHSGEKPCVCDECGRGFGFKSALIRHQRTHSGEKPYVCRECGRGFSQKSHLHRHRRTKSGHQLLPQEIF is encoded by the exons ATGCCCTCTGCAACCTGCCTTTGTTGCTTCCCTGTTCCCCTACTCCCTACTGAATTGGGAGGCTGGACAGCATGTGAAGGGTGTTCTTCCCGAGTACCTCTCTCACTTCTTATCTCTTTCCCCAGATTTGCCTCTGCGACTTGCCTCTCCTCTAGGAAGAGCACTCCAGAGAGCAGGGAGATGGCGCCAGGACTCCTGACAACCAGGGAGGAG GCATTGATGGCCTTCCGGGATGTGGCTGTGGCCTTCACCCAGAAGGAGTGGAAGCTATTGAGTTCTGCTCAGAGGACCCTGTACAGGGAGGTAATGCTGGAGAACTACAGCCATCTGGTCTCCCTGG GAATTGCATTTTCCAAACCAAAACTCATCGAACAGCTGGAGCAAGGGAACGAACCTTGGAGAGAGGAGAACGAACATCTTCTGGACCTTTGTCCAG AGCCTAGGACAGAATTCCAGCCCAGTCTTCCCCACCTGGTGGCCTTTTCTAGCTCACAGCTCCTCAGACCATGTGCACTAAGTGGTCATCCCACACAGATCTTCCCAAGCTCATCTGCAGGAAGTGACTTCCAACTAGAAGCTCCAAGATGCTCTAGTGAAAAAGGAGAAAGTGGAGAGACAGAAGGCCCTGACACCTCATTAAGAAAGAGGCCAAGCAGAATTTCTAGGACATTCTTCAGCCCACATCAAGGTGACCCAGTAGAATGGTTGGAAGGGAACACACAAGGAGGAATAGACCTTCGCCTGGCCCAGAGGATGAGTCCTGGGGGGTCAGACACAATGTTGAAGGGAGTAGACACCTCAGAATCTGGAGCAGTCATACGTGGAAACTATAGACTGGGACTTAGCAAAAAGTCAAGCCTGTTCAGCCACCAGAAGCATCACGTGTGCCCTGAATGTGGGAGAGGCTTTTGCCAGAGATCAGACCTTATCAAGCACCAGAGGACACACACCGGGGAGAAGCCATACCTGTGTCCAGAGTGTGGGCGTCAGTTTAGCCAGAAGGCCTCCCTCTCCATACACCAGAGGAAGCACTCGGGGGAGAAGCCGTATGTGTGCAGGGAATGTGGGCGACACTTCAGGTATACATCCTCCCTCACTAATCACAAGAGGATTCACTCCGGGGAGAGGCCCTTTGTATGTCAGGAGTGTGGGCGAGGCTTTCGCCAGAAGATAGCCCTCATTCTACACCAGAGGACACACTTGGAGGAGAAGCCCTTTGTGTGTCCCGAGTGTGGGAGAGGCTTTTGCCAGAAGGCATCCCTCCTCCAGCACCAGAGCTCACACACAGGCGAGAGGCCCTTCCTGTGCCTCGAGTGTGGGCGTGGCTTCAGGCAGCAGTCACTCCTCCTCAGTCACCAGGTCACACACTCAGGGGAGAAGCCTTATGTCTGTGCCGAGTGTGGGCACAGCTTTCGCCAGAAGGTCACTCTCATCAGGCACCAGAGGACACACACAGGGGAGAAGCCTTACCTGTGCCCCCAGTGTGGGCGGGGTTTCAGCCAGAAGGTCACCCTCATTGGACACCAGAGGACACACACAGGGGAGAAGCCCTACCTGTGCCCTGATTGTGGGCGTGGCTTTGGTCAGAAGGTCACCCTCATCAGACACCAGAGGACACACACCGGGGAGAAGCCTTATCTGTGCCCCGAGTGTGGGCGCGCCTTTGGCTTTAAGTCGCTCCTCACCCGACACCAGAGGACACACTCAGAGGAGGAGCTTTATGTTGACAGGGTGTGTGGGCAAGGACTTGGCCAGAAGTCACACCTTATCTCTGACCGAAGGACACACTCGGGAGAAAAGCCCTGCGTCTGCGATGAATGTGGGCGCGGCTTCGGCTTTAAGTCTGCCCTCATCCGGCATCAGCGGACCCATTCTGGGGAGAAGCCGTATGTCTGCAGGGAGTGTGGACGTGGCTTTAGCCAGAAGTCTCACTTACATAGACATAGGAGGACCAAGTCTGGTCATCAGCTCCTACCCCAAGAGATCTTCTGA
- the ZNF169 gene encoding zinc finger protein 169 isoform X1, with protein sequence MPSATCLCCFPVPLLPTELGGWTACEGCSSRVPLSLLISFPRFASATCLSSRKSTPESREMAPGLLTTREEALMAFRDVAVAFTQKEWKLLSSAQRTLYREVMLENYSHLVSLGIAFSKPKLIEQLEQGNEPWREENEHLLDLCPAEPRTEFQPSLPHLVAFSSSQLLRPCALSGHPTQIFPSSSAGSDFQLEAPRCSSEKGESGETEGPDTSLRKRPSRISRTFFSPHQGDPVEWLEGNTQGGIDLRLAQRMSPGGSDTMLKGVDTSESGAVIRGNYRLGLSKKSSLFSHQKHHVCPECGRGFCQRSDLIKHQRTHTGEKPYLCPECGRQFSQKASLSIHQRKHSGEKPYVCRECGRHFRYTSSLTNHKRIHSGERPFVCQECGRGFRQKIALILHQRTHLEEKPFVCPECGRGFCQKASLLQHQSSHTGERPFLCLECGRGFRQQSLLLSHQVTHSGEKPYVCAECGHSFRQKVTLIRHQRTHTGEKPYLCPQCGRGFSQKVTLIGHQRTHTGEKPYLCPDCGRGFGQKVTLIRHQRTHTGEKPYLCPECGRAFGFKSLLTRHQRTHSEEELYVDRVCGQGLGQKSHLISDRRTHSGEKPCVCDECGRGFGFKSALIRHQRTHSGEKPYVCRECGRGFSQKSHLHRHRRTKSGHQLLPQEIF encoded by the exons ATGCCCTCTGCAACCTGCCTTTGTTGCTTCCCTGTTCCCCTACTCCCTACTGAATTGGGAGGCTGGACAGCATGTGAAGGGTGTTCTTCCCGAGTACCTCTCTCACTTCTTATCTCTTTCCCCAGATTTGCCTCTGCGACTTGCCTCTCCTCTAGGAAGAGCACTCCAGAGAGCAGGGAGATGGCGCCAGGACTCCTGACAACCAGGGAGGAG GCATTGATGGCCTTCCGGGATGTGGCTGTGGCCTTCACCCAGAAGGAGTGGAAGCTATTGAGTTCTGCTCAGAGGACCCTGTACAGGGAGGTAATGCTGGAGAACTACAGCCATCTGGTCTCCCTGG GAATTGCATTTTCCAAACCAAAACTCATCGAACAGCTGGAGCAAGGGAACGAACCTTGGAGAGAGGAGAACGAACATCTTCTGGACCTTTGTCCAG CAGAGCCTAGGACAGAATTCCAGCCCAGTCTTCCCCACCTGGTGGCCTTTTCTAGCTCACAGCTCCTCAGACCATGTGCACTAAGTGGTCATCCCACACAGATCTTCCCAAGCTCATCTGCAGGAAGTGACTTCCAACTAGAAGCTCCAAGATGCTCTAGTGAAAAAGGAGAAAGTGGAGAGACAGAAGGCCCTGACACCTCATTAAGAAAGAGGCCAAGCAGAATTTCTAGGACATTCTTCAGCCCACATCAAGGTGACCCAGTAGAATGGTTGGAAGGGAACACACAAGGAGGAATAGACCTTCGCCTGGCCCAGAGGATGAGTCCTGGGGGGTCAGACACAATGTTGAAGGGAGTAGACACCTCAGAATCTGGAGCAGTCATACGTGGAAACTATAGACTGGGACTTAGCAAAAAGTCAAGCCTGTTCAGCCACCAGAAGCATCACGTGTGCCCTGAATGTGGGAGAGGCTTTTGCCAGAGATCAGACCTTATCAAGCACCAGAGGACACACACCGGGGAGAAGCCATACCTGTGTCCAGAGTGTGGGCGTCAGTTTAGCCAGAAGGCCTCCCTCTCCATACACCAGAGGAAGCACTCGGGGGAGAAGCCGTATGTGTGCAGGGAATGTGGGCGACACTTCAGGTATACATCCTCCCTCACTAATCACAAGAGGATTCACTCCGGGGAGAGGCCCTTTGTATGTCAGGAGTGTGGGCGAGGCTTTCGCCAGAAGATAGCCCTCATTCTACACCAGAGGACACACTTGGAGGAGAAGCCCTTTGTGTGTCCCGAGTGTGGGAGAGGCTTTTGCCAGAAGGCATCCCTCCTCCAGCACCAGAGCTCACACACAGGCGAGAGGCCCTTCCTGTGCCTCGAGTGTGGGCGTGGCTTCAGGCAGCAGTCACTCCTCCTCAGTCACCAGGTCACACACTCAGGGGAGAAGCCTTATGTCTGTGCCGAGTGTGGGCACAGCTTTCGCCAGAAGGTCACTCTCATCAGGCACCAGAGGACACACACAGGGGAGAAGCCTTACCTGTGCCCCCAGTGTGGGCGGGGTTTCAGCCAGAAGGTCACCCTCATTGGACACCAGAGGACACACACAGGGGAGAAGCCCTACCTGTGCCCTGATTGTGGGCGTGGCTTTGGTCAGAAGGTCACCCTCATCAGACACCAGAGGACACACACCGGGGAGAAGCCTTATCTGTGCCCCGAGTGTGGGCGCGCCTTTGGCTTTAAGTCGCTCCTCACCCGACACCAGAGGACACACTCAGAGGAGGAGCTTTATGTTGACAGGGTGTGTGGGCAAGGACTTGGCCAGAAGTCACACCTTATCTCTGACCGAAGGACACACTCGGGAGAAAAGCCCTGCGTCTGCGATGAATGTGGGCGCGGCTTCGGCTTTAAGTCTGCCCTCATCCGGCATCAGCGGACCCATTCTGGGGAGAAGCCGTATGTCTGCAGGGAGTGTGGACGTGGCTTTAGCCAGAAGTCTCACTTACATAGACATAGGAGGACCAAGTCTGGTCATCAGCTCCTACCCCAAGAGATCTTCTGA
- the ZNF169 gene encoding zinc finger protein 169 isoform X3, producing MAPGLLTTREEALMAFRDVAVAFTQKEWKLLSSAQRTLYREVMLENYSHLVSLGIAFSKPKLIEQLEQGNEPWREENEHLLDLCPAEPRTEFQPSLPHLVAFSSSQLLRPCALSGHPTQIFPSSSAGSDFQLEAPRCSSEKGESGETEGPDTSLRKRPSRISRTFFSPHQGDPVEWLEGNTQGGIDLRLAQRMSPGGSDTMLKGVDTSESGAVIRGNYRLGLSKKSSLFSHQKHHVCPECGRGFCQRSDLIKHQRTHTGEKPYLCPECGRQFSQKASLSIHQRKHSGEKPYVCRECGRHFRYTSSLTNHKRIHSGERPFVCQECGRGFRQKIALILHQRTHLEEKPFVCPECGRGFCQKASLLQHQSSHTGERPFLCLECGRGFRQQSLLLSHQVTHSGEKPYVCAECGHSFRQKVTLIRHQRTHTGEKPYLCPQCGRGFSQKVTLIGHQRTHTGEKPYLCPDCGRGFGQKVTLIRHQRTHTGEKPYLCPECGRAFGFKSLLTRHQRTHSEEELYVDRVCGQGLGQKSHLISDRRTHSGEKPCVCDECGRGFGFKSALIRHQRTHSGEKPYVCRECGRGFSQKSHLHRHRRTKSGHQLLPQEIF from the exons ATGGCGCCAGGACTCCTGACAACCAGGGAGGAG GCATTGATGGCCTTCCGGGATGTGGCTGTGGCCTTCACCCAGAAGGAGTGGAAGCTATTGAGTTCTGCTCAGAGGACCCTGTACAGGGAGGTAATGCTGGAGAACTACAGCCATCTGGTCTCCCTGG GAATTGCATTTTCCAAACCAAAACTCATCGAACAGCTGGAGCAAGGGAACGAACCTTGGAGAGAGGAGAACGAACATCTTCTGGACCTTTGTCCAG CAGAGCCTAGGACAGAATTCCAGCCCAGTCTTCCCCACCTGGTGGCCTTTTCTAGCTCACAGCTCCTCAGACCATGTGCACTAAGTGGTCATCCCACACAGATCTTCCCAAGCTCATCTGCAGGAAGTGACTTCCAACTAGAAGCTCCAAGATGCTCTAGTGAAAAAGGAGAAAGTGGAGAGACAGAAGGCCCTGACACCTCATTAAGAAAGAGGCCAAGCAGAATTTCTAGGACATTCTTCAGCCCACATCAAGGTGACCCAGTAGAATGGTTGGAAGGGAACACACAAGGAGGAATAGACCTTCGCCTGGCCCAGAGGATGAGTCCTGGGGGGTCAGACACAATGTTGAAGGGAGTAGACACCTCAGAATCTGGAGCAGTCATACGTGGAAACTATAGACTGGGACTTAGCAAAAAGTCAAGCCTGTTCAGCCACCAGAAGCATCACGTGTGCCCTGAATGTGGGAGAGGCTTTTGCCAGAGATCAGACCTTATCAAGCACCAGAGGACACACACCGGGGAGAAGCCATACCTGTGTCCAGAGTGTGGGCGTCAGTTTAGCCAGAAGGCCTCCCTCTCCATACACCAGAGGAAGCACTCGGGGGAGAAGCCGTATGTGTGCAGGGAATGTGGGCGACACTTCAGGTATACATCCTCCCTCACTAATCACAAGAGGATTCACTCCGGGGAGAGGCCCTTTGTATGTCAGGAGTGTGGGCGAGGCTTTCGCCAGAAGATAGCCCTCATTCTACACCAGAGGACACACTTGGAGGAGAAGCCCTTTGTGTGTCCCGAGTGTGGGAGAGGCTTTTGCCAGAAGGCATCCCTCCTCCAGCACCAGAGCTCACACACAGGCGAGAGGCCCTTCCTGTGCCTCGAGTGTGGGCGTGGCTTCAGGCAGCAGTCACTCCTCCTCAGTCACCAGGTCACACACTCAGGGGAGAAGCCTTATGTCTGTGCCGAGTGTGGGCACAGCTTTCGCCAGAAGGTCACTCTCATCAGGCACCAGAGGACACACACAGGGGAGAAGCCTTACCTGTGCCCCCAGTGTGGGCGGGGTTTCAGCCAGAAGGTCACCCTCATTGGACACCAGAGGACACACACAGGGGAGAAGCCCTACCTGTGCCCTGATTGTGGGCGTGGCTTTGGTCAGAAGGTCACCCTCATCAGACACCAGAGGACACACACCGGGGAGAAGCCTTATCTGTGCCCCGAGTGTGGGCGCGCCTTTGGCTTTAAGTCGCTCCTCACCCGACACCAGAGGACACACTCAGAGGAGGAGCTTTATGTTGACAGGGTGTGTGGGCAAGGACTTGGCCAGAAGTCACACCTTATCTCTGACCGAAGGACACACTCGGGAGAAAAGCCCTGCGTCTGCGATGAATGTGGGCGCGGCTTCGGCTTTAAGTCTGCCCTCATCCGGCATCAGCGGACCCATTCTGGGGAGAAGCCGTATGTCTGCAGGGAGTGTGGACGTGGCTTTAGCCAGAAGTCTCACTTACATAGACATAGGAGGACCAAGTCTGGTCATCAGCTCCTACCCCAAGAGATCTTCTGA
- the ZNF169 gene encoding zinc finger protein 169 isoform X4, whose protein sequence is MAPGLLTTREEALMAFRDVAVAFTQKEWKLLSSAQRTLYREVMLENYSHLVSLGIAFSKPKLIEQLEQGNEPWREENEHLLDLCPEPRTEFQPSLPHLVAFSSSQLLRPCALSGHPTQIFPSSSAGSDFQLEAPRCSSEKGESGETEGPDTSLRKRPSRISRTFFSPHQGDPVEWLEGNTQGGIDLRLAQRMSPGGSDTMLKGVDTSESGAVIRGNYRLGLSKKSSLFSHQKHHVCPECGRGFCQRSDLIKHQRTHTGEKPYLCPECGRQFSQKASLSIHQRKHSGEKPYVCRECGRHFRYTSSLTNHKRIHSGERPFVCQECGRGFRQKIALILHQRTHLEEKPFVCPECGRGFCQKASLLQHQSSHTGERPFLCLECGRGFRQQSLLLSHQVTHSGEKPYVCAECGHSFRQKVTLIRHQRTHTGEKPYLCPQCGRGFSQKVTLIGHQRTHTGEKPYLCPDCGRGFGQKVTLIRHQRTHTGEKPYLCPECGRAFGFKSLLTRHQRTHSEEELYVDRVCGQGLGQKSHLISDRRTHSGEKPCVCDECGRGFGFKSALIRHQRTHSGEKPYVCRECGRGFSQKSHLHRHRRTKSGHQLLPQEIF, encoded by the exons ATGGCGCCAGGACTCCTGACAACCAGGGAGGAG GCATTGATGGCCTTCCGGGATGTGGCTGTGGCCTTCACCCAGAAGGAGTGGAAGCTATTGAGTTCTGCTCAGAGGACCCTGTACAGGGAGGTAATGCTGGAGAACTACAGCCATCTGGTCTCCCTGG GAATTGCATTTTCCAAACCAAAACTCATCGAACAGCTGGAGCAAGGGAACGAACCTTGGAGAGAGGAGAACGAACATCTTCTGGACCTTTGTCCAG AGCCTAGGACAGAATTCCAGCCCAGTCTTCCCCACCTGGTGGCCTTTTCTAGCTCACAGCTCCTCAGACCATGTGCACTAAGTGGTCATCCCACACAGATCTTCCCAAGCTCATCTGCAGGAAGTGACTTCCAACTAGAAGCTCCAAGATGCTCTAGTGAAAAAGGAGAAAGTGGAGAGACAGAAGGCCCTGACACCTCATTAAGAAAGAGGCCAAGCAGAATTTCTAGGACATTCTTCAGCCCACATCAAGGTGACCCAGTAGAATGGTTGGAAGGGAACACACAAGGAGGAATAGACCTTCGCCTGGCCCAGAGGATGAGTCCTGGGGGGTCAGACACAATGTTGAAGGGAGTAGACACCTCAGAATCTGGAGCAGTCATACGTGGAAACTATAGACTGGGACTTAGCAAAAAGTCAAGCCTGTTCAGCCACCAGAAGCATCACGTGTGCCCTGAATGTGGGAGAGGCTTTTGCCAGAGATCAGACCTTATCAAGCACCAGAGGACACACACCGGGGAGAAGCCATACCTGTGTCCAGAGTGTGGGCGTCAGTTTAGCCAGAAGGCCTCCCTCTCCATACACCAGAGGAAGCACTCGGGGGAGAAGCCGTATGTGTGCAGGGAATGTGGGCGACACTTCAGGTATACATCCTCCCTCACTAATCACAAGAGGATTCACTCCGGGGAGAGGCCCTTTGTATGTCAGGAGTGTGGGCGAGGCTTTCGCCAGAAGATAGCCCTCATTCTACACCAGAGGACACACTTGGAGGAGAAGCCCTTTGTGTGTCCCGAGTGTGGGAGAGGCTTTTGCCAGAAGGCATCCCTCCTCCAGCACCAGAGCTCACACACAGGCGAGAGGCCCTTCCTGTGCCTCGAGTGTGGGCGTGGCTTCAGGCAGCAGTCACTCCTCCTCAGTCACCAGGTCACACACTCAGGGGAGAAGCCTTATGTCTGTGCCGAGTGTGGGCACAGCTTTCGCCAGAAGGTCACTCTCATCAGGCACCAGAGGACACACACAGGGGAGAAGCCTTACCTGTGCCCCCAGTGTGGGCGGGGTTTCAGCCAGAAGGTCACCCTCATTGGACACCAGAGGACACACACAGGGGAGAAGCCCTACCTGTGCCCTGATTGTGGGCGTGGCTTTGGTCAGAAGGTCACCCTCATCAGACACCAGAGGACACACACCGGGGAGAAGCCTTATCTGTGCCCCGAGTGTGGGCGCGCCTTTGGCTTTAAGTCGCTCCTCACCCGACACCAGAGGACACACTCAGAGGAGGAGCTTTATGTTGACAGGGTGTGTGGGCAAGGACTTGGCCAGAAGTCACACCTTATCTCTGACCGAAGGACACACTCGGGAGAAAAGCCCTGCGTCTGCGATGAATGTGGGCGCGGCTTCGGCTTTAAGTCTGCCCTCATCCGGCATCAGCGGACCCATTCTGGGGAGAAGCCGTATGTCTGCAGGGAGTGTGGACGTGGCTTTAGCCAGAAGTCTCACTTACATAGACATAGGAGGACCAAGTCTGGTCATCAGCTCCTACCCCAAGAGATCTTCTGA